A portion of the Paenibacillus hamazuiensis genome contains these proteins:
- a CDS encoding LCP family protein, translating into MAKKIKWVLLSFMLLVMAGIGYYTYSFLQFANNIQSKPNDTIFPKVHTQNYKNVSENLTPPKWEGKERVNVLLLGGDSRGLKKNEIPRSDSIMVASIDPVTKKASLFSILRDTYVKIPGYGDDRINSALALGGPELSMKTVSDLLGIPIQYYVYTDFKGFIALVDAIGGIDFEVEKNMKYSDAEDGHEYDIDLKKGMQHMDGKTALQYVRFRHDALSDFARTERQRKFMQAIMQKMQSTSSLIKLPRILSSVDPYIETNLTTSDMLKLGSLAYEAKAEGIASEQIPPNELLVEKNIGGAAVITADKNKLKTYVQEIFNGKAASEGKEAPKPAGQPTTTGAKNTEAAARLKK; encoded by the coding sequence ATGGCCAAAAAAATCAAATGGGTGCTTTTATCGTTCATGCTGCTGGTGATGGCGGGTATCGGTTATTATACATATTCCTTCCTTCAGTTCGCAAACAACATCCAAAGCAAACCGAACGATACGATCTTTCCCAAAGTTCATACTCAAAACTATAAGAACGTAAGTGAAAACCTGACGCCCCCCAAGTGGGAAGGGAAGGAACGCGTGAACGTACTGCTGCTCGGAGGCGATTCCCGGGGGCTGAAAAAAAATGAAATTCCGCGTTCGGACTCCATTATGGTCGCCTCGATCGATCCGGTGACCAAAAAAGCTTCCTTGTTTTCCATCCTGCGCGACACGTATGTCAAAATTCCCGGATACGGCGACGACCGCATCAATTCGGCGCTCGCTCTCGGCGGTCCCGAGCTTTCGATGAAGACGGTCAGCGACCTACTCGGCATCCCGATTCAATATTATGTATATACGGATTTCAAGGGATTTATCGCCCTGGTCGATGCGATCGGAGGCATCGATTTCGAAGTCGAGAAAAACATGAAATACAGCGACGCCGAGGACGGCCACGAATACGATATCGATTTGAAAAAAGGCATGCAGCATATGGACGGCAAAACCGCGCTCCAATACGTCCGTTTTCGCCATGATGCTTTAAGCGATTTTGCCCGGACCGAGCGTCAGCGCAAATTCATGCAGGCGATCATGCAAAAAATGCAGTCGACCTCTTCGCTGATCAAGCTGCCGCGCATTTTAAGCAGCGTCGATCCGTACATCGAAACGAATTTGACGACAAGCGACATGCTGAAGCTCGGCTCTCTCGCTTACGAAGCGAAAGCCGAAGGGATCGCCTCCGAGCAAATTCCTCCGAACGAGCTGCTCGTTGAGAAAAATATCGGCGGCGCCGCAGTGATTACGGCCGATAAAAACAAACTGAAGACGTATGTGCAGGAAATTTTCAACGGTAAGGCAGCTTCCGAGGGTAAGGAAGCGCCCAAGCCGGCGGGACAACCGACCACGACCGGAGCGAAAAATACGGAAGCGGCGGCCAGGCTGAAAAAGTGA
- a CDS encoding ABC transporter permease: MFYLSLVMEYLKNYMKTRLTYRSDFWIEVLSDLLFNGLNLFFILVVFLHTRLLGEWNEYQILFIYGYFMVPYGIFITFFNLWNFGERYIVKGELDRILTRPAYNMAQLVLENMDPSSLFSALTGLAIMIYAGTHLDLALAWYDPIVFLLLVAGSVLIYGGVYMSFTALSFFSDAPTGITALLWNLTNYGRYPVTIYNTVIKLLLTWILPFAFVGFYPSAWFLDRANWGGFALLTPLVGLVFFGIALVIWNTGIKRYRGAGS; encoded by the coding sequence ATGTTTTATTTGTCCCTGGTCATGGAATATTTGAAAAATTACATGAAAACGCGGCTCACCTACCGCTCCGATTTCTGGATCGAGGTGCTGTCCGATCTGCTGTTTAACGGCCTCAATCTGTTTTTCATTCTCGTCGTGTTTCTGCACACCCGGCTTCTCGGGGAATGGAACGAATATCAGATTTTGTTCATATACGGATATTTTATGGTGCCTTACGGCATTTTCATTACGTTTTTCAACCTGTGGAATTTCGGGGAACGTTACATCGTCAAGGGTGAGTTGGACCGGATACTGACCCGCCCGGCGTACAATATGGCCCAGCTCGTGCTCGAAAACATGGACCCGTCCTCGCTGTTCAGCGCATTGACCGGGCTCGCAATCATGATCTATGCGGGGACGCACCTGGACTTGGCGCTGGCGTGGTACGACCCGATCGTGTTCCTGCTGCTGGTGGCAGGCTCCGTCTTGATTTACGGCGGCGTATACATGTCGTTTACCGCGCTGTCGTTTTTCTCGGATGCTCCTACCGGGATTACCGCGCTGCTGTGGAATTTGACCAACTACGGGCGTTATCCGGTTACGATTTACAACACGGTGATCAAGCTGCTGCTTACCTGGATATTGCCGTTTGCGTTTGTCGGCTTTTATCCGTCCGCCTGGTTCCTCGACCGTGCCAACTGGGGAGGCTTCGCTTTGCTGACGCCCCTCGTGGGCCTGGTTTTCTTCGGCATCGCGCTGGTCATATGGAATACGGGTATTAAACGGTACCGCGGAGCCGGATCTTAG
- a CDS encoding ABC transporter permease, whose protein sequence is MLNAYLDIIRIRFLMMLAYRVNYYSGIVIYALNIGAYYFLWKAIYGSSESLGGMSITQMTTYVAISWMARAFYFNNLDREIANEIKDGSVAVQFIRPYNYIIVKMMQGLGEGLFRLLLFSTPGMIVVYFLFPISLPADAHTWLMFMAMIFLSFLINSQLNIITGLFAFFLENNEGMMRMKRVVVELFSGLVVPISLFPDWAAWLMKLLPFQAITYLPGTVITGKAAGNAALQALGVQLLWFVLLIVPMVWLWTSARTRLFVQGG, encoded by the coding sequence ATGCTTAACGCGTACCTCGACATCATCCGCATCCGGTTTTTGATGATGCTGGCGTACCGGGTCAATTATTACAGCGGCATTGTAATATATGCGCTCAATATCGGCGCCTATTATTTTCTGTGGAAAGCGATTTATGGAAGCAGCGAGTCGCTCGGCGGCATGTCGATTACGCAGATGACGACGTACGTTGCGATATCCTGGATGGCGCGGGCGTTTTATTTCAACAACCTCGACCGGGAGATCGCAAACGAGATCAAGGACGGCAGCGTGGCGGTCCAGTTTATCAGGCCGTACAACTACATCATCGTCAAAATGATGCAGGGGCTCGGCGAAGGGCTGTTTCGCCTGCTGCTCTTCAGTACGCCGGGAATGATCGTCGTTTATTTTCTGTTCCCGATCAGCCTGCCGGCCGACGCGCATACTTGGCTCATGTTTATGGCGATGATCTTTCTCAGCTTTCTCATCAATTCGCAGCTGAACATCATCACCGGGCTTTTTGCTTTTTTCCTTGAGAACAACGAGGGCATGATGCGCATGAAGCGGGTCGTGGTCGAGCTGTTCTCCGGGCTCGTCGTGCCGATTTCGCTGTTCCCGGATTGGGCGGCATGGCTCATGAAGCTGCTGCCGTTTCAGGCGATCACTTATTTGCCGGGCACCGTCATTACCGGGAAAGCGGCCGGAAATGCGGCGCTGCAGGCGCTCGGCGTGCAGCTGCTCTGGTTCGTTCTGCTGATCGTGCCGATGGTATGGCTTTGGACAAGCGCCCGCACGCGGCTGTTCGTGCAAGGAGGTTAA
- a CDS encoding glutamate-1-semialdehyde 2,1-aminomutase — protein MSSNDHPKRSRSEQLYAEALQHIVGGVNSPSRSFKAVGGGAPVFMQRGEGAYFWDADGNRYIDYLAAYGPIILGHAHPHVTEAICRAARSGVLYGTPTELEIRFAQMLKEAIPSLDKVRFVNSGTEAVMTTIRVARAYTGRSKIVKFAGCYHGHSDLVLVAAGSGPSTLGIPDSAGIPVSIAHEVITVPFNDLAALDEALARWGDDVAAVMVEPIVGNFGMVMPKQGFLQGLCAAARRNGSLVIYDEVITAFRFHYGAAQTFAGLAEQESGAGSADALYQAIEPDLTALGKIIGGGLPIGAYGGRKEIMEQVAPLGPAYQAGTMAGNPASISAGIACLETLRAPGTYERLDALAARLAGGIAEAAGRHGVALTVNRIRGAFSTHFCAHPVTNYAEAQDTDGERFARFFRLMLDRGICLAPSKYEAWFLTTAHSDEDIERTIAAADEAFRIMSTES, from the coding sequence ATGAGCAGCAATGATCATCCGAAACGGAGCCGCTCGGAGCAGCTTTATGCAGAAGCGCTTCAGCATATCGTCGGCGGCGTTAACAGCCCTTCCCGTTCGTTTAAGGCGGTGGGCGGAGGGGCTCCCGTCTTCATGCAGCGCGGCGAAGGCGCCTATTTCTGGGACGCGGACGGCAACCGCTATATCGATTATTTGGCCGCATACGGCCCGATTATTCTCGGCCATGCGCACCCGCACGTCACCGAGGCGATTTGCCGCGCCGCCCGCAGCGGCGTGCTGTACGGCACTCCGACGGAGCTTGAAATCCGCTTCGCGCAAATGCTGAAGGAAGCGATTCCCTCCCTCGATAAAGTGCGCTTCGTGAACAGCGGCACCGAGGCGGTCATGACGACGATTCGCGTAGCCCGCGCCTATACCGGCCGCAGCAAAATCGTCAAGTTCGCCGGCTGTTACCACGGGCACTCCGACCTGGTGCTCGTCGCCGCCGGCTCCGGCCCTTCGACATTGGGAATCCCGGACAGCGCCGGGATTCCGGTTTCGATCGCGCACGAGGTGATCACCGTGCCGTTTAACGACCTCGCCGCGCTGGATGAAGCGCTGGCGCGCTGGGGCGATGACGTGGCCGCGGTCATGGTCGAGCCCATCGTCGGCAACTTCGGCATGGTGATGCCGAAGCAGGGATTCCTGCAGGGCCTTTGCGCCGCGGCCCGGAGAAACGGCTCCCTCGTCATCTACGACGAGGTGATCACGGCGTTCCGCTTCCACTATGGCGCGGCACAGACGTTTGCCGGGCTCGCGGAGCAGGAGTCCGGGGCCGGCAGCGCCGACGCGCTGTATCAAGCGATCGAACCGGACCTGACCGCGCTCGGCAAAATCATCGGCGGCGGCCTGCCGATCGGCGCCTACGGCGGGCGCAAGGAGATCATGGAGCAGGTGGCTCCGCTCGGCCCGGCCTATCAGGCGGGCACGATGGCGGGCAACCCGGCTTCGATCTCCGCAGGCATCGCCTGCCTCGAGACGCTGCGCGCGCCCGGTACGTACGAGCGGCTGGACGCGCTGGCTGCGCGACTCGCCGGCGGCATCGCCGAGGCCGCCGGGCGGCACGGCGTGGCGCTGACGGTAAACCGCATCCGCGGCGCGTTCTCCACGCATTTCTGCGCGCATCCGGTGACGAACTACGCGGAAGCGCAGGACACCGACGGCGAGCGCTTCGCCCGCTTTTTCCGGCTCATGCTGGACCGGGGCATCTGCCTCGCCCCTTCCAAATATGAAGCCTGGTTTCTCACGACGGCACATTCCGATGAGGACATCGAGCGGACCATCGCAGCGGCGGACGAGGCGTTCCGCATCATGTCAACGGAGTCATAA
- a CDS encoding polysaccharide deacetylase gives MRHMGRRNFRWICLLIGLTVLLNAGLVSLPGPVQADSMEGDSAGAGVYEQLKAGKRLLQDKEYAAPEQPTVYLTFDDGPSRLTDRVLDILRDEDVKATFFALGEEAEKWPDAVKRIVKEGHSLGNHTYNHVYNELYSGFDAFWEQIQKSETLFYKQTGVRPKLIRAPGGTYGNFDPFYFYYLDRAGYTLFDWNIDSGDARRAGVKASEIVGTVEKGPFREEMIVLMHDGTGHEETVKALPEIIRLFKDKGYAFAPLTDKVKPALMAPGKSKWPRTYTKESFEKATAAAVAHASVYEPQPQAPNAVPIPVLEPEPAKAAAAPAHKVPLTLQLGGLRWQMDEGGYLFKDGRFLVPLRQLIERMGGMVVWEDKSRTAVAGYGLYRLRYDTARHELLMMKPGFRFKKFSMAQMELHDGYLFVPLRTTVEMLGSEVTGYMLGSEEREVDVALRHQLSFFHSSMKSV, from the coding sequence ATGCGCCACATGGGCCGCCGTAATTTTCGCTGGATTTGCTTGCTGATCGGATTGACCGTTTTACTGAATGCAGGGCTTGTATCGCTGCCGGGTCCGGTGCAGGCGGACAGCATGGAAGGCGATTCCGCAGGAGCCGGAGTTTATGAGCAGCTTAAAGCAGGGAAGCGGCTGCTTCAGGACAAGGAATATGCCGCTCCGGAACAACCGACGGTGTATTTGACATTTGACGACGGGCCGAGCAGGCTGACGGACCGTGTGCTCGATATTTTGCGGGACGAAGACGTCAAGGCGACGTTTTTCGCTTTGGGCGAGGAAGCGGAGAAATGGCCGGACGCGGTAAAACGCATCGTAAAAGAAGGCCACAGCCTTGGAAATCATACATACAATCATGTGTACAATGAGCTTTATTCCGGATTTGACGCCTTTTGGGAGCAAATTCAGAAGTCGGAGACCCTCTTCTACAAACAGACGGGGGTGCGCCCCAAACTCATTCGCGCTCCGGGAGGCACCTACGGCAACTTTGACCCGTTTTACTTCTATTATTTGGATCGGGCGGGATATACCTTGTTCGATTGGAACATCGACAGCGGGGATGCCCGCAGAGCGGGGGTTAAGGCGAGCGAGATTGTCGGCACCGTGGAAAAAGGACCTTTTCGCGAGGAAATGATCGTGCTGATGCACGACGGTACGGGCCACGAAGAAACGGTAAAGGCGCTGCCGGAAATCATCCGTTTGTTTAAAGACAAAGGTTATGCGTTCGCGCCGCTGACCGATAAAGTGAAGCCGGCTCTGATGGCTCCCGGCAAAAGCAAATGGCCGCGGACCTATACGAAGGAATCGTTTGAAAAAGCGACCGCTGCCGCCGTCGCCCACGCATCGGTCTACGAGCCCCAACCGCAGGCGCCGAATGCCGTGCCGATCCCCGTCCTCGAACCGGAGCCGGCCAAAGCGGCGGCGGCCCCGGCGCATAAAGTGCCGCTGACGCTGCAGCTCGGAGGGCTGCGGTGGCAGATGGATGAGGGCGGTTATCTGTTTAAGGACGGGCGTTTCCTCGTTCCGCTCCGGCAGTTGATCGAACGGATGGGCGGCATGGTCGTCTGGGAAGACAAGAGCCGTACCGCGGTTGCGGGATACGGCTTGTACAGGCTTCGGTACGATACCGCCCGTCACGAGCTGCTGATGATGAAGCCGGGATTTCGGTTCAAGAAGTTTTCCATGGCGCAAATGGAGCTTCATGACGGTTATCTGTTTGTCCCTCTGCGGACTACGGTCGAGATGCTCGGCAGCGAAGTGACCGGGTATATGCTCGGCTCCGAGGAGCGGGAAGTCGACGTAGCCCTTCGCCACCAGCTTTCCTTCTTTCATTCCTCTATGAAATCCGTCTAA
- a CDS encoding serine hydrolase domain-containing protein, translating into MTKRKRNRSLLSMAAGFCCLALLVSACGAKTDPRFYDNASVIKQVEKSKAPDHWPTGDWKTSTPEQQGLNSAALAEWVEGLGNLNLHSFIVIRNGYIVAEGYNSTTDRQTKQQVKSVTKSITSALAGLAVSEKKLAGADETLGDFFPEAAQDATKAHIKLSDLLIMRSGLEWDNTNERSSLEMMSSSNWQQYILDKPVVAEPGTTYNYSNGNAHLVGLAVEKATGERLQDYAVPRLFAPLGISNFGWDTDPQGHSNAAFGLELTSRDMAKIGLLYLQDGEWDGKQVLPKKWVEQTISKGKDRKYTDGTLGGYGYFWFLKKISTEQEEPFDSDMFYAAGSEGQRIFVIPGQNMIVVLTANNTQDDYMPEKQLVSLMRAVEDTKPLAADAAGEARLAQAVSLFKTVKDK; encoded by the coding sequence ATGACTAAACGAAAAAGAAACCGGAGCCTGCTGTCCATGGCGGCAGGCTTTTGCTGTTTGGCATTGCTCGTGTCGGCATGCGGGGCGAAAACGGACCCGAGGTTTTACGACAATGCCAGCGTCATCAAGCAGGTGGAGAAGAGCAAAGCTCCGGACCATTGGCCGACGGGCGATTGGAAGACGAGCACGCCGGAGCAGCAGGGATTAAATTCGGCTGCGCTCGCCGAATGGGTGGAAGGGCTCGGCAATTTGAATTTGCACAGCTTTATCGTTATCCGGAACGGCTACATCGTCGCCGAAGGCTACAACAGCACGACGGATCGGCAAACGAAGCAGCAGGTCAAATCGGTCACCAAGAGCATCACCTCGGCGCTGGCCGGACTCGCCGTAAGCGAGAAAAAATTGGCGGGGGCCGATGAAACGCTGGGAGACTTTTTCCCCGAAGCGGCGCAGGATGCAACGAAGGCGCATATCAAGCTGTCGGATCTGCTGATCATGCGCTCTGGCCTGGAATGGGATAATACGAATGAACGTTCCTCTTTGGAGATGATGAGCAGCTCCAACTGGCAGCAGTATATTTTGGATAAACCGGTCGTTGCCGAGCCGGGGACTACGTATAACTACAGCAACGGCAACGCCCATTTGGTCGGACTTGCCGTGGAGAAGGCGACCGGGGAGCGGCTGCAGGACTACGCCGTGCCGCGGCTTTTCGCTCCGCTCGGCATCAGCAATTTCGGCTGGGATACCGACCCGCAAGGACATTCCAACGCCGCTTTCGGACTTGAGCTCACCTCTCGGGATATGGCTAAAATCGGCCTGCTGTATCTTCAAGACGGCGAGTGGGACGGCAAGCAGGTGCTGCCGAAAAAATGGGTCGAGCAGACGATCTCCAAAGGCAAGGACCGGAAGTATACGGACGGCACTTTAGGAGGCTACGGATATTTTTGGTTCCTGAAAAAAATATCGACCGAGCAGGAGGAACCGTTTGACAGCGACATGTTTTATGCGGCGGGCTCGGAAGGGCAGCGGATCTTCGTCATTCCCGGGCAAAATATGATCGTCGTATTAACTGCAAACAATACGCAGGACGATTACATGCCGGAAAAACAGCTTGTTTCGCTGATGAGAGCGGTGGAGGATACGAAGCCGCTGGCGGCCGATGCCGCGGGAGAAGCGCGGCTCGCACAAGCGGTCAGCCTGTTTAAGACCGTTAAGGATAAATAA
- a CDS encoding DUF58 domain-containing protein, whose protein sequence is MSKNMWSAFGLFSLWGASLAYGLIWDGKPAWALFFALTALLLYASLTYAFTLQHIHVERKGSRERHIGGQTAEITVQVRIRSAFPLLWLMLEETWLHEQSGERLAFGKLVFPWYRGSLAFRYATGALSRGIYRLEQSQAVTGDGFGLFEKSRILSGDNTLVVLPRPLPCDMWRDFAGEEGARALQSLLRSSPHIGGVREYVHGDPWNRIHWRSSAKADGWKSKLNEPETTHGLLIYIDTSGFRPGERFEQAISLAAGLIQACAERGIAVTVAGGEAPSEAGKMRSGGGLQKEMEHLASLCAGKGNNGQATEAGPLFSSERLRGLPRETTLICMIDSLDGRLAEELKHAAAHGQKVAVVSLGDRSVAGTEEQQRYEQLRVLGCDLIVTPGLAEGRGIRAGA, encoded by the coding sequence ATGTCCAAAAACATGTGGAGCGCCTTCGGATTGTTTTCGTTATGGGGAGCCTCGCTTGCTTACGGCCTGATTTGGGACGGTAAGCCGGCGTGGGCGCTGTTTTTTGCTTTAACGGCCTTGCTTCTTTATGCAAGCTTGACCTATGCTTTCACCTTGCAACACATTCATGTGGAAAGGAAAGGAAGCCGGGAGCGGCATATCGGCGGCCAGACTGCGGAAATAACCGTGCAGGTCCGCATCAGATCCGCATTCCCTTTGCTTTGGCTCATGCTGGAAGAAACGTGGCTGCACGAGCAGTCGGGAGAGCGGCTTGCGTTTGGCAAACTCGTCTTTCCCTGGTATCGCGGCAGCCTCGCCTTTCGTTATGCGACGGGAGCTTTGTCCAGAGGGATTTATCGGCTTGAGCAAAGTCAGGCGGTTACCGGAGACGGCTTCGGTTTGTTTGAAAAAAGCCGCATCTTGAGCGGGGACAACACGCTTGTCGTGCTGCCCCGCCCGCTGCCCTGCGACATGTGGCGGGATTTCGCCGGCGAAGAGGGCGCCCGCGCGCTGCAGTCGCTGCTGCGCTCGTCGCCGCATATCGGCGGCGTTCGCGAATACGTCCACGGAGATCCGTGGAATCGGATTCATTGGCGCTCTTCGGCCAAAGCGGACGGCTGGAAAAGCAAATTGAACGAACCCGAGACGACTCACGGTCTGCTTATATATATCGATACGTCCGGCTTCCGCCCCGGAGAGCGGTTCGAGCAGGCGATCAGCCTGGCAGCCGGGTTGATCCAGGCCTGCGCGGAGCGGGGGATAGCGGTAACGGTAGCCGGAGGTGAGGCGCCAAGCGAAGCGGGAAAGATGCGGAGCGGCGGAGGCCTGCAAAAAGAGATGGAGCATCTGGCTTCGCTATGCGCCGGGAAAGGGAATAACGGACAGGCGACGGAAGCCGGACCGTTATTTTCTTCGGAACGTTTAAGAGGATTGCCGAGGGAAACGACCTTGATTTGCATGATCGATTCCCTGGACGGCCGCCTGGCGGAGGAGCTTAAGCATGCCGCGGCCCATGGGCAAAAAGTGGCCGTCGTCTCTCTTGGCGACAGGTCTGTGGCCGGCACGGAGGAACAGCAGCGCTACGAACAGCTGCGCGTTTTAGGATGCGATTTGATTGTAACGCCCGGTCTTGCGGAAGGGAGGGGTATCCGTGCAGGGGCTTAA
- a CDS encoding ABC transporter ATP-binding protein → MWAIDVHNLRKEFQVQKNREGLKGAFRDLFKREYTQVRAVKDISFQIPQGEICGYIGENGAGKSTTIKMLTGILVPTSGDIRVNGYVPYKEREKFVRGIGVVFGQRSQLWWDIGVIESFQLLKKVYRVSEADFKKRLDELVERLQLQELLNRPVRKLSLGQRMRCELAASLLHNPKIVFLDEPTIGLDIVVKTEIREFLKSMNQRYETTILLTTHDLQDIEALCSRVIMLDDGRIIYDGGLEELKATWGKGKEVVLQFAEHVSLDALKQLTAGLDVAWELENSLTAKVWIPQQRANVSEVLARVVGQLQIEDIKIVETNTDDIVREIYKSGSAEVRRPGGETDSGESKRDREEASVHA, encoded by the coding sequence ATGTGGGCGATAGATGTTCACAATTTGCGCAAAGAATTTCAGGTGCAAAAAAACCGCGAAGGCTTGAAAGGCGCATTTCGCGATTTGTTTAAACGGGAATATACGCAGGTGCGGGCGGTCAAAGATATCAGCTTCCAGATTCCGCAGGGCGAAATATGCGGTTACATCGGCGAGAACGGAGCAGGCAAATCGACGACGATCAAAATGCTGACCGGCATTCTCGTGCCCACCTCGGGCGACATCCGCGTGAACGGTTACGTTCCTTATAAGGAACGGGAAAAATTCGTGCGCGGCATCGGCGTCGTGTTCGGACAGCGCAGCCAGCTGTGGTGGGACATCGGCGTCATCGAGTCTTTCCAGTTATTGAAAAAAGTATACCGGGTGTCGGAGGCCGATTTTAAGAAAAGGCTGGATGAGTTGGTCGAACGTCTGCAGCTTCAGGAGCTGCTGAACCGGCCGGTGCGCAAGCTCAGCCTCGGGCAGCGGATGCGCTGCGAGCTGGCGGCTTCGCTTTTGCACAATCCGAAAATCGTCTTTTTGGACGAGCCGACCATCGGCCTCGACATCGTCGTCAAGACGGAAATCCGCGAGTTTCTCAAGTCGATGAATCAGCGGTACGAAACGACGATTTTGCTGACGACGCACGATTTGCAGGACATCGAAGCGCTTTGCTCCCGCGTCATCATGCTGGACGACGGGCGCATCATTTACGACGGCGGGCTGGAGGAGCTGAAGGCGACATGGGGCAAAGGCAAGGAGGTCGTGCTCCAATTTGCCGAACATGTGTCCCTGGATGCGCTGAAGCAGCTGACCGCCGGGCTCGACGTCGCCTGGGAACTCGAAAACAGCCTCACCGCCAAAGTATGGATTCCGCAGCAGCGGGCTAACGTTTCCGAGGTGCTGGCCCGCGTCGTCGGCCAATTGCAGATAGAAGACATTAAGATCGTCGAAACGAATACCGACGATATCGTGCGCGAAATTTACAAATCGGGCTCGGCCGAGGTGAGACGGCCGGGCGGTGAAACGGATAGCGGCGAAAGCAAGCGCGACCGCGAGGAGGCGTCCGTTCATGCTTAA
- a CDS encoding peroxiredoxin, giving the protein MRKCCEAMFADSGGAALEAVAVGRPVPDFTLPANTGEDISLSGLRGRKVVLYFYPGDMTPTCTEQSCAFRDFSGQFARYNAEVIGISPDDLKSHHKFAAKYELPFPLLADVGHRVCELFGVWKLKKMYGREYMGGGERSTFLIDEEGRLVKEWRKVRIKGHVAEVLEAVKSMQ; this is encoded by the coding sequence ATGAGAAAATGCTGTGAAGCGATGTTTGCGGATAGCGGAGGCGCCGCATTGGAAGCTGTGGCGGTCGGCCGGCCGGTCCCCGATTTTACGCTGCCGGCGAATACGGGGGAAGATATCAGCTTGAGCGGCCTGCGCGGCCGCAAGGTCGTCCTTTACTTTTACCCGGGAGATATGACTCCGACCTGTACCGAGCAATCGTGCGCTTTCCGCGATTTCAGCGGACAGTTCGCCCGGTATAACGCTGAAGTGATCGGGATCAGCCCGGACGATCTGAAGTCGCACCATAAGTTTGCGGCCAAATACGAGCTGCCTTTTCCGCTGCTTGCGGATGTCGGTCATCGGGTATGCGAGCTGTTCGGCGTGTGGAAGCTGAAGAAAATGTACGGCAGGGAGTACATGGGGGGGGGGGAGCGGTCTACCTTTTTGATCGATGAAGAAGGCCGGCTGGTCAAGGAATGGCGCAAGGTGAGGATTAAGGGCCATGTGGCCGAAGTGTTGGAAGCCGTAAAATCGATGCAGTAA
- a CDS encoding AAA family ATPase — MPSYSYLFDQPLVLYERMLHNMEKVIVGKREVLEKVLVALFCGGHVLLEDVPGTGKTMLVRTLARTVGGEFKRIQMTPDLLPSDITGVSVYNRQTSQFEFRPGPIMANLVLADELNRTSPKTQAAMLEAMEEKRVTVDGHTYPLPEPFMLLATQNPADHEGTYLLPEAQTDRFFVKLTLGYPGRGHEIEMLSRAEGQEPLDAVKPVIVPDELLALQKEVRRIYVDGTLKEYIVELAVATRNHPDLSLGASPRASIALMRAAQGKAFVSGRSYCIPDDVKDMAVPVLAHRLGLSAEARITGKRAEAVVQETIAAVPIPVLRQAASR, encoded by the coding sequence ATGCCGTCGTATTCTTATTTATTCGACCAGCCGCTCGTATTGTATGAACGAATGCTTCACAATATGGAGAAAGTGATCGTAGGCAAAAGAGAAGTGCTCGAAAAGGTGCTTGTCGCTTTGTTTTGCGGCGGGCACGTGCTGCTCGAGGATGTGCCGGGCACCGGAAAAACGATGCTGGTCCGCACGCTGGCAAGGACGGTGGGCGGCGAGTTCAAGCGCATCCAAATGACCCCGGATTTGCTGCCGTCCGACATTACCGGCGTGTCGGTATATAACCGGCAAACGTCGCAGTTCGAATTTCGCCCGGGCCCGATTATGGCTAACCTTGTGCTCGCCGACGAGCTTAACCGCACGTCGCCCAAGACGCAGGCGGCGATGCTGGAGGCGATGGAGGAGAAGCGGGTGACCGTGGACGGCCACACGTATCCGCTGCCGGAGCCTTTCATGCTGCTCGCCACGCAAAATCCGGCGGACCACGAGGGCACGTACCTTCTCCCCGAGGCGCAAACCGACCGCTTTTTCGTGAAGCTGACACTCGGCTATCCAGGCCGGGGACATGAGATCGAGATGCTGAGCCGCGCCGAAGGCCAGGAGCCGTTGGATGCAGTTAAGCCGGTCATCGTGCCGGATGAGCTGCTCGCTTTGCAAAAGGAAGTGCGGCGTATTTATGTCGACGGGACGCTTAAGGAATATATCGTTGAGCTGGCCGTGGCGACGCGCAATCATCCCGATCTGTCGCTTGGCGCAAGTCCGAGAGCGTCTATAGCGCTGATGCGGGCAGCCCAGGGCAAGGCGTTTGTATCCGGGCGCAGCTACTGCATTCCGGACGATGTGAAAGACATGGCCGTTCCCGTTCTGGCCCATCGGCTCGGGCTGAGCGCCGAAGCCCGCATCACCGGCAAACGCGCGGAAGCGGTTGTGCAGGAAACGATTGCGGCCGTACCGATCCCCGTTCTGCGGCAAGCGGCTTCCAGGTAA